The proteins below come from a single Cannabis sativa cultivar Pink pepper isolate KNU-18-1 chromosome 3, ASM2916894v1, whole genome shotgun sequence genomic window:
- the LOC115709381 gene encoding germin-like protein subfamily T member 2 gives MVSLSSSGYYLLFCLLGLLLTHLPFHSADPDPLQDFCVANLNATFSINGYPCKSVSETTSEDFFFSGLSKEGDTNSNPFGFIVTAGNVKTFPGLNTLGLSMNRVDYAPGGLNPPHSHPRATETGVVIKGKLLVGFITTDNVFYSKVLTVGEMFVIPRGLVHFQRNVGEGKAMSITAFNSQLPGAVVIPTNLFATTPPIPNQVLTKAFQVGDDVVNSIKSKFGG, from the coding sequence ATGGTTAGCCTATCAAGCTCAGGTTATTACCTTCTATTTTGCCTACTAGGCTTACTGCTTACCCATCTCCCTTTTCATTCAGCCGACCCAGATCCTTTGCAGGACTTCTGTGTAGCAAATCTTAATGCCACTTTCTCTATTAATGGATATCCTTGCAAATCCGTCTCAGAAACTACTTCTGAAGATTTCTTCTTTAGTGGACTAAGCAAAGAAGGTGACACAAATAGTAACCCTTTTGGATTCATTGTTACCGCTGGGAATGTTAAGACGTTTCCAGGGCTAAACACTCTTGGGCTCTCCATGAATCGAGTAGACTATGCCCCGGGTGGTTTGAATCCTCCTCACTCACATCCTCGTGCTACCGAGACTGGCGTGGTCATCAAAGGGAAGCTCCTAGTTGGGTTTATTACAACTGACAATGTTTTCTACTCCAAGGTTTTGACTGTTGGAGAGATGTTTGTCATTCCCAGGGGACTTGTTCACTTCCAGCGAAATGTTGGAGAAGGAAAGGCCATGAGCATCACTGCCTTCAACAGTCAATTGCCCGGGGCTGTTGTCATTCCCACAAATCTCTTTGCCACAACACCACCAATTCCTAATCAAGTTTTGACTAAGGCCTTCCAAGTAGGAGACGATGTCGTCAACAGCATAAAATCCAAGTTCGGTGGTTGA
- the LOC115709380 gene encoding transcription factor bHLH79 isoform X3 — protein sequence MDPTFINESSFSAANPSSYSLAEIWPFGGEPGGVSGLGLRMSHMSQNPSGLGESSGNRDGSMKESTVTGQSGGGGGRKRRDVSSEDESSKNNSNGKRTKLSGSKHENGASKVEVESSSVVGDKPGEQASIPSEPPKQDYIHVRARRGQATDSHSLAERARREKISERMKILQDLVPGCNKVVIGKALVLDEIINYIQSLQRQVEFLSMKLETVNSRMTLSPTIEGFSSKDIGLQAFDAAGSLFGSQAPRDYAQGSPPEWLHMQVGGSFDRQT from the exons ATGGATCCTACATTCATAAACGAATCTTCATTCTCTGCTGCCAACCCATCTTCCTATAGTTTGGCCGAGATTTGGCCATTTGGCGGAGAACCTGGTGGCGTTTCCGGGCTGGGCCTTCGAATGAGCCATATGAGCCAAAACCCAAGTGGGCTTGGAGAGAGCTCCGGGAATCGAGATGGGTCGATGAAGGAATCCACTGTAACTGGGCAGAGTGGCGGTGGTGGTGGAAGGAAGAGGAGGGATGTGAGCTCTGAGGATGAGTCTTCAAAG AATAACTCAAATGGTAAGAGGACGAAATTATCAGGATCCAAACATGAAAATGGTGCTTCAAAAGTTGAAGTTGAATCTAGTTCAGTGGTTGGTGATAAGCCAGGTGAACAAGCAAGTATACCTTCTGAGCCGCCCAAACAAGATTATATTCACGTTAGAGCAAGAAGGGGCCAAGCTACTGATAGTCATAGTCTTGCAGAAAGA gcaagaagagaaaaaattagTGAAAGGATGAAGATTTTACAAGATTTGGTTCCTGGATGTAACAAGGTA GTTATTGGTAAAGCACTTGTTCTTGATGAGATAATTAATTACATCCAATCTCTGCAGCGCCAAGTTGAG ttTCTGTCAATGAAGCTAGAAACAGTAAATTCGAGGATGACTTTGAGTCCTACCATTGAAGGCTTTTCGTCAAAAGAT ATTGGTCTGCAGGCATTTGATGCTGCAGGATCGTTATTTGGTTCACAAGCACCAAGGGATTATGCTCAAGGCTCACCGCCCGAATGGCTGCATATGCAGGTTGGTGGTAGTTTCGATCGACAAACATAA
- the LOC115709380 gene encoding transcription factor bHLH79 isoform X1, which translates to MDPTFINESSFSAANPSSYSLAEIWPFGGEPGGVSGLGLRMSHMSQNPSGLGESSGNRDGSMKESTVTGQSGGGGGRKRRDVSSEDESSKVVSTSSANELNNSNGKRTKLSGSKHENGASKVEVESSSVVGDKPGEQASIPSEPPKQDYIHVRARRGQATDSHSLAERARREKISERMKILQDLVPGCNKVVIGKALVLDEIINYIQSLQRQVEFLSMKLETVNSRMTLSPTIEGFSSKDIGLQAFDAAGSLFGSQAPRDYAQGSPPEWLHMQVGGSFDRQT; encoded by the exons ATGGATCCTACATTCATAAACGAATCTTCATTCTCTGCTGCCAACCCATCTTCCTATAGTTTGGCCGAGATTTGGCCATTTGGCGGAGAACCTGGTGGCGTTTCCGGGCTGGGCCTTCGAATGAGCCATATGAGCCAAAACCCAAGTGGGCTTGGAGAGAGCTCCGGGAATCGAGATGGGTCGATGAAGGAATCCACTGTAACTGGGCAGAGTGGCGGTGGTGGTGGAAGGAAGAGGAGGGATGTGAGCTCTGAGGATGAGTCTTCAAAGGTGGTCTCCACTAGTAGTGCCAATGAATTG AATAACTCAAATGGTAAGAGGACGAAATTATCAGGATCCAAACATGAAAATGGTGCTTCAAAAGTTGAAGTTGAATCTAGTTCAGTGGTTGGTGATAAGCCAGGTGAACAAGCAAGTATACCTTCTGAGCCGCCCAAACAAGATTATATTCACGTTAGAGCAAGAAGGGGCCAAGCTACTGATAGTCATAGTCTTGCAGAAAGA gcaagaagagaaaaaattagTGAAAGGATGAAGATTTTACAAGATTTGGTTCCTGGATGTAACAAGGTA GTTATTGGTAAAGCACTTGTTCTTGATGAGATAATTAATTACATCCAATCTCTGCAGCGCCAAGTTGAG ttTCTGTCAATGAAGCTAGAAACAGTAAATTCGAGGATGACTTTGAGTCCTACCATTGAAGGCTTTTCGTCAAAAGAT ATTGGTCTGCAGGCATTTGATGCTGCAGGATCGTTATTTGGTTCACAAGCACCAAGGGATTATGCTCAAGGCTCACCGCCCGAATGGCTGCATATGCAGGTTGGTGGTAGTTTCGATCGACAAACATAA
- the LOC115709380 gene encoding transcription factor bHLH79 isoform X2, with product MDPTFINESSFSAANPSSYSLAEIWPFGGEPGGVSGLGLRMSHMSQNPSGLGESSGNRDGSMKESTVTGQSGGGGGRKRRDVSSEDESSKVVSTSSANELNNSNGKRTKLSGSKHENGASKVEVESSSVVGDKPGEQASIPSEPPKQDYIHVRARRGQATDSHSLAERARREKISERMKILQDLVPGCNKVIGKALVLDEIINYIQSLQRQVEFLSMKLETVNSRMTLSPTIEGFSSKDIGLQAFDAAGSLFGSQAPRDYAQGSPPEWLHMQVGGSFDRQT from the exons ATGGATCCTACATTCATAAACGAATCTTCATTCTCTGCTGCCAACCCATCTTCCTATAGTTTGGCCGAGATTTGGCCATTTGGCGGAGAACCTGGTGGCGTTTCCGGGCTGGGCCTTCGAATGAGCCATATGAGCCAAAACCCAAGTGGGCTTGGAGAGAGCTCCGGGAATCGAGATGGGTCGATGAAGGAATCCACTGTAACTGGGCAGAGTGGCGGTGGTGGTGGAAGGAAGAGGAGGGATGTGAGCTCTGAGGATGAGTCTTCAAAGGTGGTCTCCACTAGTAGTGCCAATGAATTG AATAACTCAAATGGTAAGAGGACGAAATTATCAGGATCCAAACATGAAAATGGTGCTTCAAAAGTTGAAGTTGAATCTAGTTCAGTGGTTGGTGATAAGCCAGGTGAACAAGCAAGTATACCTTCTGAGCCGCCCAAACAAGATTATATTCACGTTAGAGCAAGAAGGGGCCAAGCTACTGATAGTCATAGTCTTGCAGAAAGA gcaagaagagaaaaaattagTGAAAGGATGAAGATTTTACAAGATTTGGTTCCTGGATGTAACAAG GTTATTGGTAAAGCACTTGTTCTTGATGAGATAATTAATTACATCCAATCTCTGCAGCGCCAAGTTGAG ttTCTGTCAATGAAGCTAGAAACAGTAAATTCGAGGATGACTTTGAGTCCTACCATTGAAGGCTTTTCGTCAAAAGAT ATTGGTCTGCAGGCATTTGATGCTGCAGGATCGTTATTTGGTTCACAAGCACCAAGGGATTATGCTCAAGGCTCACCGCCCGAATGGCTGCATATGCAGGTTGGTGGTAGTTTCGATCGACAAACATAA
- the LOC115709380 gene encoding transcription factor bHLH79 isoform X4, which produces MDPTFINESSFSAANPSSYSLAEIWPFGGEPGGVSGLGLRMSHMSQNPSGLGESSGNRDGSMKESTVTGQSGGGGGRKRRDVSSEDESSKNNSNGKRTKLSGSKHENGASKVEVESSSVVGDKPGEQASIPSEPPKQDYIHVRARRGQATDSHSLAERARREKISERMKILQDLVPGCNKVIGKALVLDEIINYIQSLQRQVEFLSMKLETVNSRMTLSPTIEGFSSKDIGLQAFDAAGSLFGSQAPRDYAQGSPPEWLHMQVGGSFDRQT; this is translated from the exons ATGGATCCTACATTCATAAACGAATCTTCATTCTCTGCTGCCAACCCATCTTCCTATAGTTTGGCCGAGATTTGGCCATTTGGCGGAGAACCTGGTGGCGTTTCCGGGCTGGGCCTTCGAATGAGCCATATGAGCCAAAACCCAAGTGGGCTTGGAGAGAGCTCCGGGAATCGAGATGGGTCGATGAAGGAATCCACTGTAACTGGGCAGAGTGGCGGTGGTGGTGGAAGGAAGAGGAGGGATGTGAGCTCTGAGGATGAGTCTTCAAAG AATAACTCAAATGGTAAGAGGACGAAATTATCAGGATCCAAACATGAAAATGGTGCTTCAAAAGTTGAAGTTGAATCTAGTTCAGTGGTTGGTGATAAGCCAGGTGAACAAGCAAGTATACCTTCTGAGCCGCCCAAACAAGATTATATTCACGTTAGAGCAAGAAGGGGCCAAGCTACTGATAGTCATAGTCTTGCAGAAAGA gcaagaagagaaaaaattagTGAAAGGATGAAGATTTTACAAGATTTGGTTCCTGGATGTAACAAG GTTATTGGTAAAGCACTTGTTCTTGATGAGATAATTAATTACATCCAATCTCTGCAGCGCCAAGTTGAG ttTCTGTCAATGAAGCTAGAAACAGTAAATTCGAGGATGACTTTGAGTCCTACCATTGAAGGCTTTTCGTCAAAAGAT ATTGGTCTGCAGGCATTTGATGCTGCAGGATCGTTATTTGGTTCACAAGCACCAAGGGATTATGCTCAAGGCTCACCGCCCGAATGGCTGCATATGCAGGTTGGTGGTAGTTTCGATCGACAAACATAA